A window from Vigna angularis cultivar LongXiaoDou No.4 chromosome 7, ASM1680809v1, whole genome shotgun sequence encodes these proteins:
- the LOC108323540 gene encoding LOW QUALITY PROTEIN: receptor-like protein 7 (The sequence of the model RefSeq protein was modified relative to this genomic sequence to represent the inferred CDS: inserted 1 base in 1 codon), with the protein MCNPHDTFALLQFKNSVVALNSPPFLPVNDRCSSYFSKTKSWNKVTDCCGWDGVTCDSRSGHVIGLDLSCSLLRGELLGSNSSIFRLRHSAIGDLIDLTHLNISCVGISGNVPXTISHLSKLEHLRISSIDTFPTRIRIDDYTWNRLIHNATNLREIYLEKVNMSSVGESSLSLLTNLSSSLVSLHLSNTQIQGKLPSNILHLPNLQEIDLSQNQNLRGELPTSNWITPLRILSLSETAFSGYIPDSIAHFKSLHTLELSDCNFDGFIPPSLFNLTQLSFLDLSYNKLVGPIPTQITKLSILSILSLSGNMLTGLIPCWCYSLPYLFILDLRDNQFTGSIGEFSATSLRYLSLSDNKLLGNFPNSIFQLQNLTSLDLQSTGLSGTVDFHQFSKLKTLSFLDLSHNSLLSLKFENNFDCILPNLQYLHLSSSKVSSFPKFIAPNLEVLDLSHNRIRGSIPKWFHENLLRSWKNISYIDLSFNKLRGDLPIPPNGIRFFSVSNNQLSGDISSALCNASTLSILNLASNNFSGLIPQCLATFHSLRALDLQDNNLYGSIPDNFSKGNSFETLKLNGNQLKGPLPRSLAHCTKLEVLDLENNNIYMFPYCLETLPNLRVLSLRSNKFHGVISSFGTELPFPRLRNFDISHNYFTGPLPASYIQNFQGMMNAIKNQTGLKYLGNHSAYSDSIVIIMKGSYMELTRILTVFTTIDLSNNMFEGEIPTVIGELHSLKGLNLSHNRITGIIPLSMGNLSNLEWLDLSWNQLKGEIPMALTNLNFLAVLNLSQNQFEGMIPKGGQFNTFENDSYVGNLMLCGIPLSKSCKEDKEKSPYSTLDKEESGFGWKSVIVGYACGMIFGIILGCNIFFLGKPQMLTRLVETCFNVRLI; encoded by the exons ATGTGCAATCCTCATGACACGTTTGCCTTGTTACAATTCAAAAACTCAGTAGTTGCTCTCAACTCTCCACCTTTTCTTCCTGTGAATGATCGTTGTTCCTCATATTTTTCAAAGACGAAATCTTGGAACAAGGTGACAGATTGTTGCGGGTGGGATGGAGTCACGTGCGACTCGAGATCAGGTCACGTGATTGGCCTCGACCTTTCATGCAGTCTTCTTAGAGGTGAGTTACTGGGTTCCAATAGTTCTATTTTCAGGCTAAGACACTCTGCAATTGGTGACCTTATCGACCTCACGCATCTAAATATATCATGTGTTGGGATTAGCGGTAATGTTC CCACAATCTCTCACTTGTCAAAATTAGAACATCTTCGTATCAGTAGCATCGACACATTTCCCACCAGAATTAGAATTGATGATTACACATGGAACAGACTCATTCACAACGCAACTAATTTACGAGAGATTTATTTAGAAAAAGTGAACATGTCTTCTGTCGGAGAGAGCTCTTTGTCATTGTTAACTAATCTGTCATCCTCTTTAGTTTCTCTCCATCTCTCAAACACCCAAATCCAAGGGAAATTGCCCTCTAACATCCTTCATTTACCCAATCTCCAAGAGATAGATTTGTCCCAAAATCAAAACCTCAGAGGTGAACTTCCAACGTCCAACTGGATAACTCCATTAAGAATCTTGTCTCTCTCTGAAACTGCTTTCTCAGGATACATTCCAGATTCCATAGCCCACTTTAAGTCTCTTCACACACTAGAACTTTCAGATTGCAATTTTGATGGATTTATTCCTCCATCATTGTTTAATCTTACTCAACTTTCTTTCTTAgatttatcatataataaattagTTGGCCCCATTCCAACCCAAATCACCAAACTTTCTATATTATCGATCTTATCCTTGTCTGGTAACATGTTAACTGGACTAATTCCTTGCTGGTGTTACTCCTTGCCTTATTTATTCATCTTGGATCTTAGAGACAACCAGTTCACAGGGTCAATTGGTGAATTCTCAGCTACTTCTTTACGATATTTGTCTCTCTCTGATAACAAACTGCTAGGTAATTTTCCAAATTCAATATTTCAACTCCAAAATCTTACTTCTTTGGATTTGCAATCAACAGGTTTGAGTGGTACCGTGGACTTTCACCAATTTTCAAAGCTTAAAACTCTAAGTTTTTTGGATCTTTCTCATAATAGTTTGCTCTcactaaaatttgaaaataattttgattgtaTCTTACCCAACCTTCAGTACTTACATTTATCTTCAAGTAAAGTAAGTAGTTTCCCAAAATTCATAGCACCAAACCTGGAAGTTTTAGATCTTTCTCATAACAGAATTCGTGGAAGCATTCCCAAATGGTTTCATGAGAACCTCTTGCGCTCCTGGAAGAACATTAGTTACATTGATTTAAGTTTCAACAAGTTGCGAGGTGATCTTCCGATTCCACCTAATGGCATTCGATTCTTTTCAGTCTCAAATAATCAGCTGAGTGGGGACATTTCTTCAGCATTGTGCAACGCTAGCACCCTTTCTATACTTAACTTGGCTTCCAACAACTTCTCAGGACTTATTCCACAGTGCTTGGCAACATTTCATTCTCTTCGGGCGTTGGATTTGCAAGACAACAACCTTTACGGTAGCATACCTGATAACTTTTCTAAAGGAAATTCCTTTGAGACTCTAAAGTTGAATGGAAATCAGTTGAAGGGACCATTACCACGATCTTTGGCTCATTGCACAAAACTCGAAGTTTTGGATCTTGAAAACAATAACATATATATGTTCCCCTATTGCTTAGAAACTTTGCCAAATTTAAGGGTACTCAGTTTACGGTCAAACAAATTTCATGGCGTCATCTCTTCTTTCGGCACCGAACTTCCATTTCCCAGATTGAGGAATTTTGACATCTCCCATAACTATTTTACTGGACCCTTGCCAGCATCATACATCCAGAACTTTCAAGGAATGATGAATGCGATTAAAAACCAAACTGGTTTGAAATATCTCGGTAACCATTCTGCATATAGTGATTCAATAGTGATTATAATGAAAGGGTCATACATGGAACTCACAAGGATACTGACTGTTTTCACAACCATTGATTTATCAAATAACATGTTTGAAGGAGAAATTCCAACAGTCATTGGAGAGTTGCATTCTCTGAAAGGGCTTAACCTTTCACACAATAGAATCACTGGTATCATTCCATTATCAATGGGTAATTTAAGCAATTTGGAATGGTTGGACCTCTCATGGAACCAGTTGAAGGGTGAGATTCCCATGGCTTtgacaaatttgaattttttggcAGTCTTGAACCTTTCACAAAATCAGTTTGAGGGGATGATACCTAAAGGTGGACAATTTAACACATTTGAAAACGATTCCTATGTTGGAAATCTAATGTTGTGTGGAATCCCTTTGTCAAAATCCTGCAAAGAGGATAAAGAAAAGTCACCATATTCAACACTTGACAAAGAAGAATCCGGATTTGGGTGGAAATCCGTTATAGTGGGATATGCATGTGGGATGATCTTTGGAATAATATTGGGTTGTAATATATTCTTCCTTGGAAAACCTCAAATGCTTACAAGACTTGTTGAAACATGTTTCAATGTGAGACTGATctaa
- the LOC108323541 gene encoding uncharacterized protein LOC108323541, with protein MLLAQSIFFSPNFPTLTKKTSFRASLQPHNNFPPFRVSPTPKPLGVRARIKTLFVPFQKKSGFQICHSLKKESEFGGNDGRDWTTSFLLFLLWAALIYYVFFLTPNQTPSRDSYFLKKLLNLQGDDGFRMNEVLVSLWYIMGLWPLVYSMLLLPTGRSSKNSIPVWPFLILSCFGGAYALLPYFVLWKPPAPPVEEIQLKTWPLNFLESKVTALISLVAGVAIIIYAGLAGQDVWKEFYQYFRESKFIHITSIDFIVLSTFAPFWVYNDMTARKWFEKGSWLLPISLIPFLGPGLYLLLRPSLSAEAISQTPVEPE; from the exons ATGTTGTTGGCTCAATCCATTTTCTTCTCTCCCAACTTTCCCACTCTCACCAAGAAGACAAGTTTCAGAGCTTCACTTCAGCCTCACAACAATTTTCCTCCTTTCAGAGTTTCACCAACGCCAAAACCACTCGGTGTGAGAGCAAGAATCAAAACTCTGTTCGTTCCGTTTCAGAAAAAGAGTGGTTTCCAAATCTGCCATAGCTTGAAGAAAGAGAGCGAATTTGGTGGGAATGATGGAAGAGACTGGACAACCTCCTTTTTGCTCTTTCTCCTCTGGGCAGCACTCATCTACTATGTCTTCTTTCTCACCCCAAACCAGACCCCT TCAAGGGATTCATATTTCCTGAAAAAGCTCCTGAATCTGCAAGGGGATGATGGTTTCAGAATGAATGAAGTGTTAGTATCATTGTGGTATATAATGGGCTTGTGGCCATTGGTATATAGCATGCTCTTGCTTCCTACAGGAAGAAG CTCAAAAAACAGTATTCCTGTATGGCCCTTCCTCATACTTTCATGTTTTGGAGGTGCATATGCACTTCTTCCTTATTTTGTACTTTGGAAACCGCCAGCACCTCCTGTTGAAGAAATTCAGCTTAAAACGTGGCCCTTGAATTTTCTGGAATCAAAAGTAACTGCATTG ATATCACTTGTTGCAGGGGTAGCCATCATAATTTATGCTGGTTTAGCTGGACAAGATGTGTGGAAAGAATTTTACCAGTACTTCAGGGAAAGCAAATTT ATTCATATTACCTCCATTGATTTTATTGTACTTTCCACATTTGCACCATTCTGGGTTTACAACGACATGACAGCACGAAAATG GTTTGAGAAAGGTTCTTGGCTTCTTCCCATATCATTGATACCATTTTTAGGGCCTGGTTTATACCTTCTCCTGCGGCCATCATTATCAGCAGAGGCCATTTCGCAAACTCCTGTTGAACCAGAGTGA
- the LOC108323542 gene encoding protein BUNDLE SHEATH DEFECTIVE 2, chloroplastic isoform X1: MATLPYRTLHPLSSSLSPSSTLVHLCSCSSTPSRSLLQFPSNLRRKATKKPRLFLIVHPIFLFNGVATTFYFDTQTVIVTVSVLAAIALSLFLGLKGDPVPCERCGGNGGTKCVFCDYGKMKQDMGLINCKVCKGSGLIFCKKCGGSGYSRRL; this comes from the exons atggCCACTCTTCCTTACCGCACTCTTCATCCTCTATCTTCTTCTCTCAGTCCTTCTTCCACTTTGGTTCACCTTTGTTCATGCTCTTCCACACCTTCTCGTTCTCTTCTCCAATTCCCCTCCAATCTCAGACGCAAAGCCACCAAGAAGCCCAGACTGTTTTTGATCGTTCACCCCATTTTTCTCTTTAACGGCGTCGCCACCACTTTCTATTTTGACACCCAAACAGTCATCGTTACTGTTAGTGTTTTGGCCGCCATtgctctttctctcttccttggCCTCAAG GGTGATCCGGTGCCTTGTGAGCGATGTGGTGGCAATG GTGGGACAAAATGCGTGTTTTGTGACTATGGCAAGATGAAGCAAGATATGGGGTTAATTAACTGTAAAGTATGCAAGGGTTCAG GATTGATTTTCTGCAAGAAATGTGGAGGTTCAGGCTATTCCCGTCGGCTATGA
- the LOC108323542 gene encoding uncharacterized protein LOC108323542 isoform X2, translating into MATLPYRTLHPLSSSLSPSSTLVHLCSCSSTPSRSLLQFPSNLRRKATKKPRLFLIVHPIFLFNGVATTFYFDTQTVIVTVSVLAAIALSLFLGLKGDPVPCERCGGNVSLTEDTILNAVADKQVGQNACFVTMAR; encoded by the exons atggCCACTCTTCCTTACCGCACTCTTCATCCTCTATCTTCTTCTCTCAGTCCTTCTTCCACTTTGGTTCACCTTTGTTCATGCTCTTCCACACCTTCTCGTTCTCTTCTCCAATTCCCCTCCAATCTCAGACGCAAAGCCACCAAGAAGCCCAGACTGTTTTTGATCGTTCACCCCATTTTTCTCTTTAACGGCGTCGCCACCACTTTCTATTTTGACACCCAAACAGTCATCGTTACTGTTAGTGTTTTGGCCGCCATtgctctttctctcttccttggCCTCAAG GGTGATCCGGTGCCTTGTGAGCGATGTGGTGGCAATG TATCGTTGACAGAAGATACTATTTTGAATGCCGTTGCTGACAAACAGGTGGGACAAAATGCGTGTTTTGTGACTATGGCAAGATGA
- the LOC108323537 gene encoding CSC1-like protein At3g21620, producing the protein MLMASLSDIGLAAAINILSAFTFLLAFAVLRIQPINDRVYFPKWYLKGLRSSPLQAGLFVSKIVNLDFKSYIRFLSWMPAALQMPEPELIDHAGLDSAVYLRIYLLGLKIFVPIAFLAFSVMVPVNWTNSTLERSNLTYSQIDKLSISNIPTGSNRFWTHLVMAYAFTFWTCYILKREYQIVATMRLHFLASERRRPDQFTVLVRNVPPDPDESVSELVEHFFLVNHPDHYLTHQVVHNAKKLSSLVSKKKKTQNWLDYYELKYSRNQSTRPFKKTGCLGLWGDRVDAIDFYTDEINRLSKEIELEKDRVIKNPKYIMPAAFVSFRTRWGAAVCAQTQQSRNPTVWLTEWAPEPRDVYWDNMAIPYVSLTIRRLIVAVAFFFLTFFFMIPIAFVQSLANIEGIEKAVPFLKPFIEIKVIKAFIQGFLPGIALKIFLIFLPSILMIMSKFEGFISTSSLERRAATRYYIFQFINVFLGSIITGTAFQQLDKFLHQSANEIPITIGVSIPMKATFFITYIMVDGWAGCAGEILRLKPLIFYHLKNFFLVKTEKDREEAMDPGTFGFNTGEPQIQLYFLLGLVYAVVTPFLLPYIIVFFGLAYVVYRHQIINVYNQEYESAAAFWPDIHGRIIFALVISQLLLMGLLSTKEAANSTPLLITLPVLTIAFHLYCKGRYEPAFIKHPLQEAMMKDTLERAREPNFNLKEFLQNAYIHPVFKGDDDSDSEVMSEKWEEQEPVVVQTKRQSRRNTPLPSKHSGSLSS; encoded by the exons ATGCTCATGGCTTCTTTGAGTGATATAGGACTCGCCGCAGCAATTAACATCCTGAGTGCATTTACTTTCTTGTTGGCTTTTGCTGTACTTCGAATTCAGCCTATAAACGATAGGGTGTATTTTCCAAAATGGTATTTGAAGGGTTTAAGAAGCAGTCCATTGCAAGCAGGGTTATTTGTGAGCAAGATTGTCAATTTGGACTTCAAGTCATATATAAGGTTCCTGAGCTGGATGCCTGCAGCATTGCAAATGCCAGAACCTGAACTAATTGACCATGCAGGCTTGGACTCTGCTGTTTACTTGAGGATCTACTTACTTGG GCTGAAAATATTTGTACCCATTGCATTCCTAGCGTTTTCTGTTATGGTTCCTGTCAACTGGACGAATAGCACCTTGGAGCGGTCCAATTTGACTTATAGTCAGATAGATAAgctttcaatttcaaatattcCAACCGGATCAAATAG ATTCTGGACTCATTTGGTAATGGCTTATGCTTTTACCTTCTGGACATGCTATATCTTGAAAAGGGAGTATCAAATAGTTGCAACAATGAGATTGCATTTTCTAGCATCAGAAAGACGTCGTCCAGACCAATTCACA GTACTTGTCAGAAATGTACCACCTGATCCTGATGAATCAGTTAGTGAGCTAGTGGAACATTTCTTTTTGGTCAACCATCCAGATCACTATCTCACTCATCAG GTTGTTCACAATGCAAAGAAACTTTCTAGTCTAGTttctaagaagaagaaaacgcAGAATTGGCTTGACTACTATGAACTTAAATATTCTAGAAATCAATCCACACGGCCATTTAAAAAG ACTGGTTGTCTCGGTCTTTGGGGGGATCGAGTGGATGCAATTGATTTTTATACTGATGAAATTAACAGATTATCAAAAGAA ATAGAGTTGGAGAAAGATAGGGTGATAAAGAATCCTAAATATATAATGCCAGCGGCTTTTGTTTCCTTCCGAACTCGTTGGGGTGCAGCTGTTTGTGCACAAACTCAACAGTCCAGAAATCCAACCGTATGGTTGACAGAGTGGGCTCCAGAACCTCGTGATGTGTATTGGGACAACATGGCAATACCATATGTTTCACTCACAATAAGGAGGCTTATAGTTGCTGTAGCTTTCTTCTTTCTGACATTCTTTTTCATGATCCCCATTGCTTTTGTTCAGTCATTAGCTAACATTGAAGGGATTGAAAAAGCAGTACCTTTTCTTAAACCCTTTATTGAAAt CAAAGTCATAAAAGCGTTCATACAAGGTTTCCTTCCCGGTATTGCTTTGAAGATATTTCTCATATTTCTGCCATCAATATTGATGATAATGTCCAAGTTCGAAGGTTTTATTAGCACTTCTTCTCTGGAAAGGAGAGCAGCCACTAGATATTACATCTTCCAGTTCATTAATGTGTTTCTTGGGAGCATAATTACTGGGACTGCATTCCAACAGCTAGATAAATTTCTTCACCAGTCAGCAAATGA AATCCCAATAACAATTGGTGTCTCAATTCCAATGAAGGCAACATTCTTTATAACTTACATAATGGTAGATGGATGGGCTGGATGTGCTGGTGAGATTTTAAGGTTGAAGCCATTGATATTTTATCACCTGAAAAATTTCTTCTTAGTGAAGACTGAAAAGGATCGTGAAGAAGCAATGGATCCCGGGACCTTTGGTTTCAATACAGGAGAACCTCAAATACAACTTTATTTCTTACTTGGCCTTGTATATGCTGTGGTCACACCATTTCTTCTTCCATACATCATAGTGTTCTTTGGCTTGGCATATGTCGTATACCGTCATCAG ATAATAAATGTCTACAACCAAGAGTATGAGAGTGCTGCAGCATTCTGGCCTGATATCCATGGACGTATCATATTTGCATTAGTGATCTCACAGCTTCTGTTAATGGGATTATTGAGTACAAAAGAAGCTGCTAACTCAACTCCATTACTCATCACTCTCCCAGTTTTGACAATAGCATTCCATTTGTATTGCAAGGGACGATATGAACCTGCTTTCATTAAACATCCATTACAG GAGGCAATGATGAAGGACACATTGGAGCGTGCAAGAGAGCCAAACTTCAATTTGAAAGAGTTCCTTCAGAATGCGTATATCCATCCTGTATTTAAAGGTGATGATGACAGTGACAGTGaagtaatgagtgaaaagtGGGAAGAACAAGAACCAGTAGTTGTACAAACAAAACGCCAGTCCCGGAGGAACACACCATTGCCAAGCAAACACAGCGGTTCATTGTCATCTTGA